A region of the Culex quinquefasciatus strain JHB chromosome 1, VPISU_Cqui_1.0_pri_paternal, whole genome shotgun sequence genome:
ATCGTGGACTCGATCCAGCAGTCGATTGGGATCGAAATTGACTTGGGCGATCCGTACCCGAAGCAGATCTGTCCTGTTTGCATCGAGCGGGTCAACTACATCCAGCGAAGTCGCGAATGGTTCCTGAAAAATGACAACCTGCTTAAGGCGCTGGTTCCGGAAGCGATTGAGAGCGTGCCGAACGACGATTTGATCATTCCGGACTTGATTCCAGCGACTTCGGCGGCCGCCCCAACGGAGGCAATCTACTTCAAGGAGGAAGCTGGCGAGGAAGGCAATGAGGACGATCAGATCTTGCTGCAGCCACTGCGGAAGCGTGCTCCGGCGTCGAAAGCCCGCAAGAAGCGAACGGTTTCGGGTCGGCCGACCTCGTTCTGCACCATGTGCAGTCGGGAGTTTGAGTGCCCGCGAGATTTGCGCACTCATCTGTACTCCGCGCACCAGGGCGTCATCTGCAAGCACTGCGGAGTGGCCTACTCGCACCCGGGGACACTCCAGATGCACATCAAGCAGCATCACGGCGAGAAGGAACGGCTGGCGGAGTGGAAGGAACAGGCGGCCCAGAACCTGTTCCGTGAGATGGCGGAGAAGTTTAACGGGGGTGTCGGGCTGGTGCAGGGAGGGAGAGGAGGAGGTGTTGGCGATGCTGGTGCCGATACGGGTGATTGGAAGGGTGTTGGAAGAGGTAGGCCGAAACGGCAGAAACACAAGTGAGGACAATAACCTGGTCGAGGAATTTCTCTGCTTCTTGGAAGCTTTGCGGAGTGGCAAAAACATTAAACCAAAATTGAATTATTGTTGAGTTGAATAAGATTTAATTTTAGTTATAGTTGAGTAATTTTGTTGTAATTTGACCAAATATATACCCAATAAATAATGATtatcaaaaagttattaaagACAGACGACTTTATTTCATCGGTAACGTTAAATTATCTCCTTCTTTATCTTCTTAGCTGGAGGAATCCCGATTGAGTCCTCAGTTTGCAGCTGAAGTGAGTCCGTTCCTCGTTCATCGTCCTTGTAAGCATCCATAGTCTCAATCGTAAAAATCGAATTCGAACTCCTGTCGATAACCTGTTTGGAGGAGACACCCGGTTCCTTTTTGACCGTCCCAATAACCATAAAGTCGTGCaccgtttcaattttcactggCTTATCCGGCGATACCGGAGTCACCACCGGCTGCACGACCTTTTCATCACATGAAGCGTTAAAGGAAGGCTTCTCCGTTGCGACAAATTTGACCAACCGCCCTTCATCGGTCTCCGCGAGCAGCTTCCGGTTCTCCTCCGTCCAGACGGCTTGCAGCTGACGCATTTTGAGATCGCTTTCCTGGAACTGGCGCTGGACGCGCTTGATGTAGCGCACCTTCGAGCTGCAGGTCAGACAGATGAGGGCCGGAATTCCGTCCGCGGCCGGGTTGACCTGGATCCCGATCGTCTCCACGACGTCCTGCAGCGTCAGCCTGCCCGGATCCGAACTGGGGACCGCCGGCAGCCGTTCCATCTTCACGGACTGGTCCATGCAGAATCGGCAGCACAGGATGCGTTGATCCGGAACGGcgttatttttcagtttggggTTCGCATTTCCTGGAATTTGGTCATTCATAAAAAGGATTGAAGATGCAGCatttcttgtactaagcttgcagGGATTCCTATCCAGTTAGCATCGATTTGCAACCTACGTATTATGATGTACTGGCTCGGAGAAAAGTGCCGGTGACAGACGACGTGGCCTGCGGAACCGTCCGCGCGCAGCCGATCTATCCAAGATTTTTTGTTCCAGAATCGATGGTACTGCTCGTCCTTGCGTATTGGCAGCTTGCACATGCTGGCACTGCAGTACAACCACCGGATTTCCGACCGGCCGGGAAGCGATTCCATGGCCAGATTTTGATAGTGGACCTTTAGCGAAATCTGTTTGcaaacaaaattcaatcgaagAACGCTTTGACAGCTACCATTCCCACCTTTTTTAGTGACCTTGCATCAAATGTCACCGCTGGTCACCCTACCAAACagtttattttcaaacaaataaagaccaaaacataaacaagttTTCGCTACGGAACGGCGTCGATGTTTTACCGGTGAATGCTGCTAGATCCTCGCGATATCGTAAGTCAGAACAGAACGTTACGCCCCAGTTAAAAGTTAATGTAGAAAAATGTCTAGTTTTTAGGATGGCCCACCCCACCATTTGCAGTGCCCGAACCTGCACCAACCGGATCGGCCCTTCGGACCGCTGCTTCCCGTTCCCATCCGGTTCGCGTGGCATTACGTGGCAGGAGCTCCTTCTCGGCACAGTCAACCGGAGCACCGGAACGCTAATCGTGTGCAGCTCACACTTCTCCGAGCAGCAGTACGTCCGAGCTAGTAGGTTCTCAAGCAACCGTCCCCCACCTTCCCCAATTAACTTCTTTCCCGCCGCTTGTCCACAGAAAACGGCCAGCTGCACCTCTGCAAGCACGCCCTGCCCGATCTGAACGTGATCGCCAACGGCAACGAGTGCCGCTTCTGTTTGGAACCGTCCAAGTCGAACATGTACCCGCTGTTTACGCAACATGCGGACGTACCGTCGCTCGCGGACATTGAACGCACCGTCAACATCCGGATCCGGCCGCACGACGGGCTGCCCCAGCTGGCCTGCGCCACCTGCATGTCCAAAATCCGCTACATCAAACGCATCCAGGACCAGTTCCAGGAAAGCGACCGGAAGCTGCGCGTTCGGCTAGGAGTGCCGATGGACCAGCCGGAATCGGACGAGGAACCTGCCATGGAGGAAGAGTATCTGGTGGAGCAGCACCCCGCAAAGCCGGACGCCGACCAGGACAACATTCTGCTAACCGCCGACCAACTCACAATCATAGAGGGAGCCCAGGAGGAAATTGAAACCAGTGAAACCGCCAACGAATCACCGGAAGTGCCAGAAGAACCGCCGGAATGTGCGGTACTCTTCAGCGGGGACATTCAAGAATCGACGGAAAACAACGGCGAATACGACATGACTGAGCTGGCCGAGGGCGCGGATTCGGATGATGCTGCAGCGAACGGGAACGATTCGGACGAGACGGACCAGAAAAATGGAAACCCGTACAAACCGTTCCGGTACTCGAAGCGGGCGCGGCGGGGAGATTAGTTGCGGGGTATTAATACAGACGATCAGCACGACGGTTCTTGTTTTCGTTTTGTAGCTTCGAAAGATCCGCTGCTATATGAATTTGATAGCTGGAACCTCCCAGGAACGATACTTAATTtcttgcttactttttcaaaaggtcctatgtacacaaGAAACCCacggcgcattggttgttttaaaaagtaatctagatttGTCCGGACAGACCATTTCACCTttcgtttttttgtgtgtaacgACGGTTGAATTTGAAGCTCATCTAAAAGAAGACATTCACAATGTGCAAAAATTCAGTTGTCACCCGAGTATCGATCCTCTGACCTTTTGCTTGCTAGGAGAAACCAGTAACCACTtttagctttaaaaaagtatttttttcgtcaGAACGCAGAGTGTTACAACAAACAGGCTAGTACGAAGCTCGGGAGgaacgcaaaattttataaaataactgGAATTTCattaattgaaattcaaaattgaaaaaataaaaaaatacgaatattttaaaatttttaggcatgaaaaattatgaaatattcgtaaaaatagaaaaaaaaacaaatttcacaagttctaaatttaaaaaaatccgcagcttaaaaaatttaagattagaaaaaataaaagttcaaaaaatttgaaactcaTTAGGTCAGATTTGTTTAAACTCTAAAAACGGAAAAAACGTCAAATTTCTatatttaacaataaaaaaataaacatccaAATTTTAAAGGTTTCATTTTGAggattcaaaatgttttaattaaaaaaattcaaaatattaaatattttaatataaaaaatataataaattgttaaatttaaaaatacaattattcaaaaatctaaaattgttaaaccacgaatttaaaattcctgaatttttaaattccaaaaaatcacgTTTTGAAATCTGCagaattctaaattttattgtttcaaattatgaaaaaaaaaaaatgcattcaaaactttgaaaCTCAAAAATACAACTACAACAGTCCATACTCGATCAAATTATTTCTATATCTAACTTGGCGGTCAAAATGACTATAGTAAAATATTggcaaaaatgcatttggtttggttattttaacctattttttaaataaaatgcaatcatttaagaaaaattgcaagattttttcaacaactcGAATTTGACTGAAATGGAGTCGCAAAACACGAATTTGACGTTAATagcaagaaaattttaaaaaaataaaaaaaaactgttgatctacgaaatcggtcttttttctttaattttaatttttgtattttttaatccgacttaaaatttgttggtgccttcggtatgcccaaagaagccattttgcctcATTATTTTGTTCATATAGACGGTTTCCACGCGAAATCgaccataaaaatacgattttgaacCGGACCATTTCcgatcttaataaaacttgctggatcgtttgtcctactcaaatcaacaactcctgtgcactcagtttagtaatttacaatggcatttgaattttaggaattcttttagttttaaattattggtaattacatttaaattgaaaaaatcatatctttcgaagcagatgttcaaaaaaatcgatcgaaagtgtgttttaacgaaaatcgtgcgctcttttcaatgaaaatatttccaaaagccgaaactttcattttcgatcaaaaaaaacagcaaaaaatccaattttcttcgaaaattaggctgaatacaccctttgattcaaattttgccattaccattcgaaagagcggacaatttcccacttttcttccatagacaccaagttggagcgaaagcgttttcgagtggtttgtaaataaaaaccttttttcgttttttttttatttttttttcaaaaaaactaaattacatgttttatggcaaattttgtaacagatccaatttttaaacataaaacaaagttctgcttccgtgttttttagtttttccttgacgtaccagtttcaaatacatataaaaggATCGAAATAATGAAAAGGTGCACCTTAAAGTAACATTTCCTGAACCACTCGTCAGTGTTGTTGATacctgcaaaatattttttttcctattttttatgGGTCTTAGGGTGATTCCTGTCGCGTCAGGGCGGTTCAAAgatgacaattttgagtatttttaataaTCATTGTCAAACGCCGTTTAAACTGAACTCATgcgtatttttccttgaaagccaAATTAGTAACTTTCCATGTACAAACCGGATAACTTTAGTTGGTTTAAACAATGTCAAGTTGTTTTTAgaaatatgtgttttttaaaATCGCCATAATTGTCATTTTAAAGCACACCCTGACGTGCCAGGAACCACCTTAATAAcctaacaaaaattatgtataaaacCCGAGAATCCCGAAGATTTGAAGCCGATCCGAGCACCTTAGAGTTTGGCCATGCCATTTGCCTGGAAAATTGTTGTAAGTCACTTAGCAGAATTTTGTAAGATGTTCAATAATTTGTCAACGTGTTTTTTtccaacaattaaaataaaataaaatccaacACAGGATTTTTGATTTGTCATCCTGAGAATAATTTAAGTAATAGTAGGACGAAAAGGGAATAAATATcacagaattttacaatttgcagcttttctatacaaaaattgttgtaaCTTTTCAGAGATTTGATGAAATAGCATGTTTATTCTGCAAATTTATTCTTGATATAATTAGTTTCAATTCTACGCAAATAGTTTTGATAAACACGAATAAATGATGTTTCCAGatgaatttggaaaataaaataagaaaaaaaactattttgcaggtattaacaacactgacgagtgtgataaacatttttccataataaaaatGGTTCAGGAAATGTTAGCTTAAGTGCACCTTTTTTGGTTATCTTTAGTAATTATTTCGTTccttttatatgtatttgaaactggtacgtcaagagaaaactcaaaaacacggaagcagaactttattttaagtttaaaaattggatctgttacaaaatttgccataaaacatgtaatttaattttttggaaaaaaataaaaaacgaaaaaaggtttttatttacaaactactcgaaaacgctttcgctccaacttggtgtctatggaagaaaagtgggaaattgtccgctctttcgaatggtaatggcaaaatttgaatcaaagggtgtattcagcctgattttcgaagaaaattggatttttggctgtttttgatcgaaaatgaaagtttcggctttggaaatattttcattgaaaagagcgcacgattttcgttaaaacacactttcgatcgatttttgaacatctgcttcgaaagatatgattttttcaatttaaatgtaattaccaataatttaaaactaaaagaattcctaaaattcaaatgccattgtaaattactaaactgagtgcacaggagttgttgatttgagtaggacaaacgatccagcaagttttattaagatcgGAGATGGTCCGGATTTTGAGTAGTCGATTTCGCGTGGAAACCgtctataattttccatacaaatttggcagctgtccatacaaaaatgatatgtgaaaatttaaaaaaaaatctgtatctttagaaagatttttttgatcgatttggtgtcttggccaaaaatgtaggtatggatatggactacactgaaaaaatgtgatacacggtaattttttttggtgatttttaatttcattttttgtcactgaaacttgattttcaaaaaacattattttaatttttttctgatatgttttagaggacctcgaaaatttccagaatgggcaaaaaatcattgaccaagttatgaatttttgaatcaatactgtttttttcaaaaaatcgcaaaaaattttcaatttaatttttcgaagtaaaatcaaatttgcaatcaaaaagtacttaggtgaaattttgataaagagcatcgttttgaagttaaatccatttttagaagacttttttgaaaatagtcgcagttttttttaaattagtgtccatatttgcccactcttgaaaaaaaaatgtttgaaaagctgacaaaattctctatattttgcttttttgaaccttgttgatatgacctttagttgttgagatattgccatgcaaagattcaaaaacaggaaaattgatgttttctaagtctcacccaaacaacccaccattttcttatgtcgatatctcagcaactattggtcagattttcaatgttaaaatatgaaacatccgTGAAATTTTCAGTTCTTCGAttgtttgttcattttttttaaatcaagactaacatttcaaaagggcaaaacattcaatattaacgCTACAGACTTGTAACtccttaaattaaatttaatcacACCAGACATGACACTACCTCCTGCAATGTTAATCCGAGTCTAAACACAACTGATAAGAAAACCACCAACACAAAGCGCCATCTACTTCGTGCAGCAGGCCGCGCGCGGATGACGTCAAAATTTAGCGCGCGAAAAATGTTTGCCGCTCTCCTCGGCTACTGTGATTCCGTGGAAATAAATCGCTCCAAGTTTGCACTTTAAATTTGCACCAAAAATGGGACAAAAGGGTTTTACGAGATAAATATAGATGTTTTCGCAAAACCATCAACAAAGAGCCTTTACCTGTCGATCGATCTTGGGTACCAACCACGCGGTCACTTTGCCACTTGGCTTGGTACCAGTAATTTCtgttttggaataaaaaaaaaaatgaccgaCTGGCAGAGAAAAGGTGCGAAAATGAGCAACCAACAAAACGAGGCCCGCTCGTTAAGGTGCGCTATCAGTCGTGTCGCACCAGCCAACTAGATCGCACACCTCGCGAGGTAGAAGAATCAGTCCAAGTGGCGGAAGTTTTATTCCTTTGAGTGAAGAAAGTGAGAATTAAgaaggagtttttttaaaaaagagaaAAGAAGGACATTTCGAGAGAGTGAGAGTGCGAGCATAAAACATATGTTTTCGCCGACATAATTTTATGCGAACGATTTTTCGGGGGGCATTGCGTGCGCACAGAACTTCAGTACTGTACGACGAAACCGGTGTAAAATGTTGCGAAATCGTTTTGCTTGCGGAAAAGTTTAGTAAATCGTGAAATAGTACCGAAATAGAAGTGAAAAACTGCAGTTTGTACCACTTGGTTTAGTTCCGCGTGCTTGTGTGCTCTGGTAAGTGGCTGCAATTAGTGACCGGCGTTTTAGCAACTTTCACAAAGCTGCCTTGAAAATGGCCAACTTCGATTACTGTTCTACCTTCAAATCGATCAAGGGAAAAAAACATTGAGTCGAGTCGATTTTCCGAATTCGGTGAAGTACCGTTCCAGTACGGACTTGAACTTCTTTTTCGTTGCGTTTTTGGCTTTATCTGACCTTCTGATATTGTAGTTGGCCTCGCCGCGCCTTGTATTCTTTTTGTGATATCAGCTCTCACGTTGGAGAAGGGTTTCAACTCTTTACTGTTTGGGCAGACTACAGgactaccgtaaactggggtcaatcgggacacatggggcgaattgggacagcagttttaaccatgttggggcacaatattttgatttttctggttggtttcggttagaacatactcaggccaacaaaatgtgtacatccatttccaaatttaaaagctttaagtgctctgaaaactgctgtccctattcagactgtagtcccgattcaccccagattacggtactagATTGTCAGTAGTAATTTGAGCTTGTCAGAGTGTAACTAGCCGGGCACGTGCCAAAAGATTGCGCCGGCACTGGTTTCTGATTGTTGTTTTGCACTTTTGCACTTCAAGTATTGTGACTTTATTGGGTCAATAATGTGAAGCGCCGGGCTTAATTCGATCATACAAGATTTTAACAAGTTGATTATGGGTAGAAGGGGTAGAATCTGTAAGGGGCCattcacaaaccacgtggaccccCTCCGCCCTTGTGGACAATTATTGCtcatccaaaatatttttttttgtatggatcgtgtaCATGTACAttgtacacagttaaaaaaaatcatggtaatgttgacatctggaaaggggtccATCATTTATGTCAAaacaatgtgtaattttaccacttttctggtgtaatgcgaggtgtaatgtcacttttttagtcaaaattgaggaaaaaaaggtgcaggtggttatgttacacatgaccagtatgacaaagaactttgcaagatgattgttgaaattttcgattagaatgtccggtccagattccccccttataataaccgtcctatcgaactaaggggacggaaattgcaagtggagctgaaatagaaatcgaagtgaaatcaatttactttccttcaccactcgaaagttaccatgatgcgggaatgtttttgcaaggctgttgcaagcaatcggtggcagtaaaggaaatttgaacagcagacattaaaaaGTACCCttacagggctcttaatgattacgagatagttattttgaatttccagaaacagattttcgcagtggcacaaaaaatgtgcatcgcagtaatctatttattacttcctgcctaataagcaatatattttaactgcttagtttcagataatggccaaatgcaactttttatgtccagtatcaaaaaccataaagtttgatacccatattgccccaactcttacggtccggcaaatgtccccccattggaacatccgcggggcctccggccactccggattgtggccactactgccgaaaagtcaaatttcatgtc
Encoded here:
- the LOC6040920 gene encoding uncharacterized protein LOC6040920 gives rise to the protein MPTDACCVPGCPPSTLLHRFPDDRADPERATEWRQRLDVAATVDSLVCCGRHFSDGQYEGFDRAKPLKPDAVPDCNLPKIKLEVESVTSLNNNIEVAPEVIMARSSLELDRFKEGTFTSPSAVVVENLDKMCRLCLETDESGTHQPLFGGDTDGIVDSIQQSIGIEIDLGDPYPKQICPVCIERVNYIQRSREWFLKNDNLLKALVPEAIESVPNDDLIIPDLIPATSAAAPTEAIYFKEEAGEEGNEDDQILLQPLRKRAPASKARKKRTVSGRPTSFCTMCSREFECPRDLRTHLYSAHQGVICKHCGVAYSHPGTLQMHIKQHHGEKERLAEWKEQAAQNLFREMAEKFNGGVGLVQGGRGGGVGDAGADTGDWKGVGRGRPKRQKHK
- the LOC6040921 gene encoding uncharacterized protein LOC6040921; the encoded protein is MESLPGRSEIRWLYCSASMCKLPIRKDEQYHRFWNKKSWIDRLRADGSAGHVVCHRHFSPSQYIIIRNANPKLKNNAVPDQRILCCRFCMDQSVKMERLPAVPSSDPGRLTLQDVVETIGIQVNPAADGIPALICLTCSSKVRYIKRVQRQFQESDLKMRQLQAVWTEENRKLLAETDEGRLVKFVATEKPSFNASCDEKVVQPVVTPVSPDKPVKIETVHDFMVIGTVKKEPGVSSKQVIDRSSNSIFTIETMDAYKDDERGTDSLQLQTEDSIGIPPAKKIKKEII
- the LOC6040922 gene encoding uncharacterized protein LOC6040922 codes for the protein MAHPTICSARTCTNRIGPSDRCFPFPSGSRGITWQELLLGTVNRSTGTLIVCSSHFSEQQYVRAKNGQLHLCKHALPDLNVIANGNECRFCLEPSKSNMYPLFTQHADVPSLADIERTVNIRIRPHDGLPQLACATCMSKIRYIKRIQDQFQESDRKLRVRLGVPMDQPESDEEPAMEEEYLVEQHPAKPDADQDNILLTADQLTIIEGAQEEIETSETANESPEVPEEPPECAVLFSGDIQESTENNGEYDMTELAEGADSDDAAANGNDSDETDQKNGNPYKPFRYSKRARRGD